In Brevundimonas subvibrioides, a genomic segment contains:
- a CDS encoding 16S rRNA (uracil(1498)-N(3))-methyltransferase, protein MIRLHVPQPLSAAAVVAPTLDQSRYLTQVMRLKLGDTLLVFNGRDGEWRCVIAEILKKGVILRAEEQVRPQAFGPDLELIVALVKKSRVETIVEKAAELGAARVRLAVTQRTNVEHVRLDRLDAIAIEAAEQTGRLDVPTVDDPQKLATILDAWDPSRRLMFCDETGGQPVMRALESPSPGGEGERAPWAILIGPEGGFSPEERERLRSLPFMTAVSLGPRILRADTAAIAAMALWQAAVGDWER, encoded by the coding sequence GTGATCCGCCTCCACGTCCCCCAGCCCCTGTCCGCTGCTGCCGTCGTTGCCCCGACACTGGACCAGTCCCGCTATCTGACCCAGGTCATGCGGCTGAAGCTCGGCGACACCCTGCTGGTCTTCAACGGCCGCGACGGCGAGTGGCGCTGCGTGATCGCCGAAATCCTCAAGAAGGGCGTCATCCTGCGTGCCGAGGAACAGGTCCGGCCCCAGGCGTTTGGTCCCGACCTCGAACTGATCGTCGCCTTGGTCAAGAAATCCCGCGTCGAGACCATCGTTGAAAAGGCCGCCGAGCTCGGGGCCGCCCGGGTGCGCCTGGCCGTCACCCAGCGGACCAATGTCGAGCATGTCCGCCTCGACCGGCTGGACGCCATCGCCATCGAGGCCGCCGAACAGACCGGGCGGCTGGACGTCCCCACGGTCGACGACCCGCAGAAGCTGGCCACGATCCTGGACGCCTGGGACCCGTCGCGCCGGCTGATGTTCTGCGACGAGACGGGGGGGCAGCCGGTGATGCGGGCGCTGGAGTCTCCCTCCCCCGGAGGGGAGGGAGAACGGGCTCCCTGGGCCATACTGATCGGGCCGGAGGGTGGCTTCTCGCCGGAAGAACGCGAGCGTCTGCGATCCCTGCCCTTCATGACGGCCGTGTCGCTGGGCCCCCGCATCCTGCGTGCGGACACCGCCGCAATCGCCGCCATGGCGCTGTGGCAGGCCGCCGTCGGCGACTGGGAGCGATAG
- a CDS encoding DUF5615 family PIN-like protein, protein MKLLFDQNLSHRLPNVLENLFPGSSQVRLLHLDQADDTTIWSYAAENGYCIVTLDGDFADLSALRGSPPKVVWLRCGNRSTTYVHALLRMHANDILAMDRADDIDCLAIG, encoded by the coding sequence GTGAAACTTCTTTTCGATCAGAATCTCAGCCACCGGCTGCCGAACGTTCTCGAAAATCTGTTTCCCGGCTCGTCCCAGGTCCGTCTTCTGCACCTGGATCAGGCCGACGATACGACGATTTGGAGTTACGCCGCCGAGAATGGCTACTGTATCGTGACTCTCGATGGGGATTTTGCCGACCTCTCGGCCCTTCGCGGCTCTCCCCCGAAAGTGGTTTGGCTTAGATGCGGCAATCGCTCAACGACCTATGTCCATGCCCTCCTCAGGATGCACGCGAACGACATCCTGGCCATGGATCGGGCGGATGACATAGACTGCCTCGCAATCGGCTGA
- a CDS encoding DUF433 domain-containing protein has protein sequence MIDYRQYITIEAGKRGGRPCVRGMRISVEDVLGWLAEGMSHSEIMKDFPELTEDDIRAVLAYAADRHRRTTFAAA, from the coding sequence ATGATCGACTACCGGCAATACATTACGATCGAGGCCGGTAAGCGAGGCGGGCGCCCGTGTGTCCGAGGCATGCGTATCTCTGTCGAAGATGTATTGGGGTGGCTCGCCGAAGGGATGAGTCACTCTGAGATCATGAAGGACTTCCCCGAACTGACCGAAGACGACATTCGCGCTGTGCTCGCTTACGCGGCCGACCGACATCGCCGGACCACTTTCGCGGCCGCGTGA
- a CDS encoding acyl-CoA dehydrogenase family protein, translating to MNVIDTPSPDFMLEEDIVLFSDSVGKWIDEHAPPEAVQSWIANSSVPRDLWNKAGEAGLMGLSQPEEWGGMGGDYRHEVVLMRQLGWKGADHFGISLHNAIVAPYIWHYGTEEQKARWLPRLVTGELVGAIAMTEPGAGSDLQGVKTTAVKSGNGYVINGSKTFITNGQLANFIIVVAKTDPAAGAKGTSLIVVETDGAGGENIGGFERGRNLHKIGMEGNDTSELFFNDVKVPADNIIGGEEGRGFIQLMQQLPQERLNIAVQGIAAAERGLQETLAYVKQRKAFGKSVLEFQNTQFKLAEVKTKLTVARVFVDHCIGLHLKGQLDAVTASMAKYWVTDLQGEVIDEMLQLHGGYGYMNEYPIAQLYKDARVQRIYGGTNEIMKVLIARSL from the coding sequence ATGAACGTCATCGACACCCCCTCCCCCGACTTCATGCTGGAAGAGGACATCGTCCTGTTCTCCGACAGCGTCGGCAAATGGATCGACGAGCACGCGCCGCCGGAGGCCGTGCAGTCCTGGATCGCCAACTCATCGGTTCCGCGCGACCTGTGGAACAAGGCGGGTGAGGCGGGCCTGATGGGCCTGTCGCAGCCCGAGGAGTGGGGCGGCATGGGCGGCGACTATCGCCACGAGGTCGTGCTGATGCGTCAGCTGGGCTGGAAGGGCGCGGACCATTTCGGCATCAGCCTGCACAACGCCATCGTCGCCCCCTACATCTGGCACTATGGCACCGAGGAGCAGAAGGCGCGCTGGCTGCCGCGTCTGGTCACCGGAGAACTGGTCGGCGCGATCGCCATGACCGAGCCGGGCGCTGGCAGCGACCTGCAGGGCGTCAAGACCACTGCGGTGAAGTCCGGCAACGGCTATGTCATCAATGGCTCCAAGACCTTCATCACAAACGGCCAGCTGGCCAACTTCATCATCGTCGTGGCCAAGACCGACCCCGCCGCCGGGGCCAAGGGCACCTCGCTGATCGTGGTGGAGACGGACGGCGCAGGTGGTGAAAACATTGGCGGCTTCGAGCGCGGCCGGAACCTTCACAAGATCGGGATGGAGGGCAATGACACGTCCGAGCTGTTCTTCAACGACGTGAAGGTGCCGGCCGACAACATCATCGGCGGCGAGGAAGGGCGCGGCTTCATCCAGCTGATGCAGCAGCTGCCGCAGGAGCGGCTGAACATCGCCGTCCAGGGCATCGCGGCGGCCGAGCGCGGGCTTCAGGAGACCCTGGCCTATGTCAAGCAGCGCAAGGCCTTCGGCAAGTCGGTGCTGGAGTTCCAGAACACCCAGTTCAAGCTGGCCGAGGTCAAGACCAAGCTGACCGTCGCCCGCGTCTTCGTCGACCACTGCATCGGCCTGCACCTGAAGGGCCAGCTGGATGCCGTCACCGCCTCCATGGCCAAATACTGGGTCACCGACCTGCAGGGCGAGGTCATCGACGAGATGCTCCAGCTGCACGGCGGCTACGGCTATATGAACGAATATCCGATCGCCCAGCTGTACAAGGATGCGCGCGTCCAGCGCATCTATGGCGGGACGAACGAGATCATGAAGGTCCTGATCGCGCGGAGCTTGTAG
- a CDS encoding acyl-CoA dehydrogenase C-terminal domain-containing protein, with product MAYKAPVRDLTFILNEVLEIDRYSNQPGFQDVSSDLVQQVLEEGAKFAEEVIAPINHSGDKEGCHWDNGVVTGPKGYKEAYQAMVEAGWPALSADPAYGGQGMPAVVGMAFGQFTAGASAAFSMYPGLTAGAYAGIHANASEELKTKYLPKMATGEWGGTMNLTEPQCGTDLGMVRTKAVPQGDGTYKITGQKIWISAGEHDFTDNIIHTVLARVEGAPAGIKGLSLFLVPKVLVNDDGSLGERNSLQCAGLEHKMGIHGNATCVMQYDGATGWLIGEEGRGMNNMFVVMNEARLGTGLQGLAIGSAAYQAALEFAKDRIQGRSLTGPKNPDAQADSIMVHPDVRRMLLEAKAFVEGGQAFVLWTALHADLEKSADEATATKAKDYMGLLTPVLKAYLTDKGFHVASLGMQVHGGSGYTEHFQASQYLRDARITMIYEGTNGIQALDLVGRKLPSNGGRAIMSWFADIDAFVAENGAESPIKPFVDGLADAKKKLQEGTMWLMQNGMQNPDNAGAASTDYLNLFGLTALAYMWAQMARAAQAKIDAGSDDPFYVTKLQTGRYFVERILPDAQGHLVKMKTGADVLMQMPAEAF from the coding sequence ATGGCCTACAAGGCGCCCGTCCGCGACCTGACCTTCATCCTCAACGAGGTGCTGGAGATCGACCGCTATTCCAACCAGCCCGGGTTCCAGGACGTCTCGTCCGACCTGGTCCAGCAGGTGCTGGAGGAAGGCGCCAAATTCGCCGAGGAAGTCATCGCCCCGATCAACCATTCGGGCGACAAGGAAGGCTGCCACTGGGACAACGGGGTGGTCACCGGGCCAAAGGGCTACAAGGAAGCCTATCAGGCGATGGTCGAGGCCGGGTGGCCGGCCCTGTCGGCTGACCCGGCCTATGGCGGCCAGGGCATGCCCGCCGTGGTCGGCATGGCGTTCGGCCAGTTCACCGCCGGGGCCTCGGCCGCCTTCTCGATGTATCCGGGCCTGACCGCCGGGGCCTATGCAGGCATCCACGCCAATGCTTCGGAAGAGCTGAAGACCAAATACCTGCCCAAGATGGCCACCGGCGAATGGGGCGGGACGATGAACCTGACCGAGCCCCAGTGCGGCACCGACCTGGGCATGGTCCGCACCAAGGCCGTGCCCCAGGGCGACGGCACCTACAAGATCACCGGCCAGAAGATCTGGATCTCGGCCGGCGAGCACGACTTCACCGACAACATCATCCACACGGTCCTCGCCCGCGTCGAGGGCGCCCCGGCCGGCATCAAGGGCCTGTCCCTGTTCCTGGTGCCCAAGGTGCTGGTCAACGACGACGGCTCGCTGGGCGAGCGCAACAGCCTTCAGTGCGCGGGCCTCGAACACAAGATGGGCATCCACGGCAACGCCACCTGCGTCATGCAGTATGACGGTGCCACCGGCTGGCTGATCGGCGAGGAAGGCCGGGGCATGAACAACATGTTCGTGGTCATGAACGAGGCGCGTCTGGGTACCGGCCTGCAGGGCCTGGCCATCGGCTCGGCCGCCTATCAGGCCGCGCTGGAGTTCGCCAAGGACCGCATCCAGGGCCGCAGCCTGACCGGGCCGAAGAACCCGGACGCCCAGGCCGACAGCATCATGGTGCACCCCGATGTTCGCCGCATGCTGCTGGAGGCCAAGGCCTTCGTGGAAGGCGGACAGGCGTTCGTGCTGTGGACCGCCCTGCACGCCGATCTCGAGAAATCCGCCGACGAGGCCACGGCCACCAAGGCCAAGGACTATATGGGCCTGCTGACCCCGGTGCTGAAGGCCTATCTGACCGACAAGGGCTTCCACGTCGCGTCGCTGGGCATGCAGGTCCATGGCGGCTCCGGCTACACCGAGCATTTCCAGGCCAGCCAGTATCTGCGCGACGCCCGGATCACCATGATCTACGAAGGCACCAATGGCATCCAGGCGCTGGATCTGGTGGGCCGCAAGCTGCCGTCGAACGGTGGACGCGCGATCATGAGCTGGTTCGCCGACATCGACGCCTTCGTCGCCGAGAACGGAGCCGAGAGCCCGATCAAGCCTTTCGTCGATGGTCTGGCCGACGCCAAGAAGAAGCTGCAGGAGGGCACGATGTGGCTGATGCAGAACGGCATGCAGAACCCGGACAATGCCGGTGCGGCCTCCACCGATTACCTGAACCTCTTCGGGCTCACGGCCCTGGCCTATATGTGGGCCCAGATGGCCAGGGCCGCGCAGGCGAAGATCGATGCGGGTTCGGACGATCCCTTCTACGTCACCAAGCTGCAGACCGGCCGATATTTCGTCGAGCGCATCCTGCCCGACGCGCAGGGTCACCTGGTCAAGATGAAGACCGGCGCGGACGTGCTGATGCAGATGCCGGCGGAGGCGTTCTAG
- a CDS encoding MerR family transcriptional regulator, translating to MATADDHRTYSIRQLCREFGATARALRFYEDKGLLTPARKGQTRVYDARDRARLKLILRGRRIGFTLTEIQEMLDLYDRNDGNTHQMAIALRRHRAQIEALKQQREDLNAAIQMAEEACAAMEERLNDQRPDLLPGAEEYASVLRQHLDNHAHHPFKLRA from the coding sequence ATGGCGACCGCAGACGACCATCGCACCTATTCGATCCGGCAGCTGTGCCGGGAGTTCGGCGCGACCGCTCGTGCCCTGCGATTCTATGAGGACAAGGGTCTTCTGACCCCCGCCCGCAAGGGCCAGACCCGCGTCTATGACGCCCGCGACCGCGCCCGGCTGAAGCTGATCCTCCGCGGCCGCCGCATCGGCTTCACCCTGACCGAGATCCAGGAAATGCTGGATCTGTACGACCGCAACGACGGCAACACCCATCAGATGGCCATTGCCCTGCGCCGCCATCGCGCACAGATCGAGGCCCTGAAGCAGCAGCGCGAAGACCTCAACGCCGCCATCCAGATGGCCGAAGAGGCCTGTGCGGCCATGGAAGAACGCCTCAACGACCAGCGTCCCGACCTTCTGCCCGGGGCCGAGGAATATGCCTCGGTGCTGCGCCAGCACCTCGACAACCACGCCCACCATCCCTTCAAGCTGAGAGCCTGA
- a CDS encoding DUF2256 domain-containing protein → MSRKHVNKGLSPRKGDLPQKTCVVCQRPFAWRAKWARDWEAITVCSDRCRSARKLSAKRDGPGKPGS, encoded by the coding sequence ATGTCGCGCAAACACGTCAACAAGGGACTGTCGCCACGGAAGGGCGATCTGCCGCAAAAGACCTGTGTGGTGTGTCAGCGCCCGTTCGCCTGGCGGGCCAAATGGGCCCGGGACTGGGAAGCGATCACCGTCTGCTCCGACCGATGCCGGTCGGCCCGGAAGCTCAGTGCGAAACGCGACGGCCCAGGTAAACCGGGATCGTGA
- a CDS encoding DoxX family protein — protein MSITFAPPASTRPTLSAAQIRNRAAFRNLTLWTLQGWVAMFFVAAGYAKLTESISNLTALMNWPAMVSESLVRGIGIVEIVLALGMIAPLLSWKLGRWPLLVSAVGLIMLESAMLAVHAISLDVGLALINILLLAITIPVYLGRRVSH, from the coding sequence ATGTCCATCACCTTCGCCCCGCCCGCCTCCACGCGTCCGACACTGTCGGCGGCCCAGATCCGCAACCGGGCGGCTTTCCGTAACCTGACGCTCTGGACGCTGCAGGGCTGGGTGGCGATGTTCTTCGTCGCCGCCGGTTACGCCAAACTGACCGAGTCGATCTCGAACCTGACGGCCCTGATGAACTGGCCCGCGATGGTCAGCGAAAGTCTGGTCCGCGGCATCGGCATCGTGGAAATCGTGCTGGCGCTCGGCATGATCGCGCCCCTGCTGTCGTGGAAGCTGGGCCGCTGGCCGTTGCTGGTCTCGGCCGTGGGTCTGATCATGCTGGAATCCGCCATGCTGGCGGTTCACGCGATCAGCCTGGACGTAGGCCTCGCCCTGATCAACATCCTGCTGCTGGCCATCACGATCCCGGTTTACCTGGGCCGTCGCGTTTCGCACTGA
- a CDS encoding protein adenylyltransferase SelO family protein, whose translation MPVSPIYRPEPCFFDLGPEFGDAVRPADFPQTVLRHRNDRAAADVGLATLGDAEWVAHFGRFQPLPGQPGPVAMRYHGHQFRTYNPDLGDGRGFLAAQMRASDNRLLDLGTKGSGTTPWSRAGDGRLTLKGGVREVLAAAMLESQGVPTSRALSLIETGEALERGDEPSPTRSAVLVRLQHSHVRFGTFQRAAWFERADQIETLVEHVRSLYHPTVAAGDVPGLLATIVAASARLTARWIAAGFVHGVLNTDNLNVTGESFDYGPWRFLPSYEPGFTAAYFDHSGLYAFARQPEAVFWNLTQLAGTLKLVADAAPLTEALNGFGPAYIRELRAAFLERLGVRSLGEAADQRLLDTTLALLRDKGEAVRWEPLFHDWFAGFASSARALSGPRARTWQGETFDAFRFALFEHEPDRPERLEHAAFAAADPEEMLIDEVEAIWVAIDSADDWSPLTEKLGRLEASRLSRA comes from the coding sequence ATGCCCGTCAGCCCGATCTATCGCCCCGAGCCCTGCTTCTTCGACCTGGGCCCGGAATTCGGCGACGCGGTCCGCCCTGCCGACTTTCCCCAAACCGTGCTGCGCCACCGCAATGATCGGGCGGCGGCAGATGTCGGCCTGGCCACGCTGGGCGACGCCGAATGGGTGGCTCATTTCGGTCGGTTCCAGCCCCTGCCCGGCCAGCCCGGCCCGGTCGCCATGCGCTATCACGGCCATCAGTTCCGCACCTACAATCCGGACCTCGGCGATGGACGCGGCTTCCTGGCGGCCCAGATGAGAGCCTCCGACAACAGATTGCTGGATCTGGGCACCAAGGGCTCGGGCACCACGCCCTGGTCGCGCGCGGGCGACGGACGTCTGACGCTGAAGGGCGGCGTGCGCGAGGTCCTGGCCGCCGCCATGCTCGAAAGTCAGGGCGTGCCGACCAGTCGGGCTCTGAGCCTGATCGAAACCGGGGAGGCGCTGGAGCGCGGCGACGAGCCTTCGCCGACCCGCTCTGCGGTCCTGGTCCGGTTGCAGCACAGCCACGTCCGTTTCGGGACCTTTCAGCGGGCAGCCTGGTTCGAGCGGGCGGACCAGATCGAAACCCTGGTCGAGCATGTGCGCAGTCTCTATCACCCGACGGTGGCGGCCGGCGACGTCCCCGGCCTGCTCGCCACCATCGTCGCCGCCTCGGCAAGGCTGACGGCGCGGTGGATCGCGGCCGGCTTCGTTCACGGCGTCCTGAACACCGACAATCTGAATGTCACGGGCGAGAGCTTCGACTATGGCCCCTGGCGGTTCCTGCCGTCCTATGAGCCTGGCTTCACCGCCGCCTATTTCGATCACTCGGGCCTCTATGCCTTCGCGCGTCAGCCCGAGGCCGTGTTCTGGAACCTGACCCAGCTGGCGGGCACGCTGAAGCTGGTCGCCGACGCCGCGCCTCTGACCGAGGCCCTGAACGGGTTCGGTCCCGCCTATATCCGCGAACTCCGCGCCGCCTTCCTGGAGCGACTGGGCGTCAGGAGCCTGGGCGAGGCGGCCGACCAGCGGCTGCTGGACACGACGCTGGCGCTGCTGAGGGACAAGGGAGAGGCCGTGCGCTGGGAGCCCCTGTTCCACGACTGGTTCGCCGGCTTCGCGTCGTCTGCCCGTGCGCTGTCCGGACCGCGCGCCAGGACCTGGCAAGGCGAGACTTTCGACGCCTTCCGCTTCGCCCTGTTCGAGCACGAACCCGACCGGCCGGAGCGGTTGGAACACGCCGCCTTCGCCGCAGCGGATCCCGAGGAGATGTTGATCGACGAGGTTGAGGCGATCTGGGTCGCGATCGACAGCGCCGACGACTGGTCGCCATTGACGGAGAAGCTCGGGCGGCTCGAAGCCAGCAGGCTCTCCAGAGCCTGA
- the nhaA gene encoding Na+/H+ antiporter NhaA produces the protein MARRLTLDFLKTEAASGAVLGLAAAAALVVANSPLSDAYFAWLKSEHLFQAGPLRLELTVSEWIKEGLMAVFFLVVGMEIKYEILRGELSDPRKLATPVLAALGGMVAPALVYLAISGATGGPQGGWPVPLATDIAFALGVFAIAGRGLPSSLRVFLLTLAIVDDLGAIGLIAVLFSSGIDWVPLVWAAGLLAVGAVASRRPIAAPFWVMGFLAVWWLSVQAGLSTSLAAVAFAAIVPVEPRIHDGQSPLKEAMHDLHPYVAYLILPLFAFAKAGVSFAGLSLDQLFAPLVLGVAAGLFLGKQIGVFGATWLATRLKLGKKPAQSTWLQIYGVSLLCGVGFTMSLFIGILAFPGAIDAPEQVEVKLGVILGSTLSASLGAAILAVSARRRRQSKARPFANTDPGARILT, from the coding sequence GTGGCACGCAGACTGACGCTCGACTTCCTGAAGACAGAGGCTGCATCCGGGGCCGTGCTCGGCCTGGCCGCCGCCGCGGCGCTGGTGGTGGCCAACTCGCCCCTGTCCGACGCCTATTTCGCCTGGCTCAAGAGCGAACACCTGTTCCAGGCGGGGCCCCTGCGGCTGGAACTGACCGTGTCCGAATGGATCAAGGAAGGCCTGATGGCGGTCTTCTTTCTCGTGGTCGGCATGGAGATCAAATACGAGATCCTTCGCGGTGAGCTCAGCGATCCGAGGAAGCTGGCGACCCCCGTCCTCGCGGCGCTCGGCGGCATGGTCGCGCCCGCCCTGGTCTATCTGGCGATATCCGGCGCGACGGGCGGGCCGCAGGGCGGCTGGCCCGTGCCGCTGGCCACCGATATCGCCTTTGCCCTGGGCGTCTTCGCCATCGCAGGGCGAGGCCTGCCCTCCTCATTGCGGGTCTTCCTGCTGACCCTGGCCATCGTCGACGATCTGGGGGCCATCGGACTGATCGCGGTGCTGTTCAGCAGCGGGATCGACTGGGTGCCCCTGGTCTGGGCGGCCGGGCTGCTGGCGGTCGGCGCGGTCGCGTCCCGACGGCCCATCGCGGCCCCGTTCTGGGTCATGGGCTTCCTGGCCGTCTGGTGGCTGAGCGTCCAGGCCGGCCTGAGCACCTCCCTCGCTGCGGTCGCCTTCGCCGCGATCGTGCCGGTCGAGCCTCGCATCCATGACGGTCAGAGCCCGCTGAAGGAGGCGATGCACGACCTGCACCCCTATGTCGCCTACCTGATCCTGCCGCTGTTCGCATTCGCCAAGGCGGGGGTGTCCTTCGCCGGGCTGTCACTGGATCAACTGTTCGCACCGCTTGTCCTGGGCGTGGCGGCCGGTCTTTTCCTCGGCAAGCAGATCGGTGTCTTCGGCGCGACCTGGCTGGCGACACGTCTGAAACTGGGTAAGAAGCCGGCCCAGTCGACCTGGCTGCAGATCTATGGCGTGAGCCTTCTGTGCGGGGTCGGATTCACCATGAGCCTGTTCATCGGCATTCTGGCGTTTCCCGGTGCCATCGATGCCCCGGAACAGGTCGAGGTCAAGCTGGGCGTGATCCTGGGTTCGACCCTTTCGGCGTCGCTGGGTGCCGCGATCCTGGCGGTATCGGCCCGGCGTCGACGGCAATCGAAGGCCCGACCCTTTGCGAATACTGATCCGGGCGCACGAATATTGACCTAG
- a CDS encoding TonB-dependent receptor has product MRLTNFLRCTASAAVVGTAVFGWAGVASAQDQASSVDDIVVTAQKREQSLQDVPIVVTSLSQEALENAGVRDIKDLQILTPGLTVTSTSSEGSTTARIRGVGTVGDNPGLESSVGVVIDGVYRSRNGVGFGDLGELSRIEVLKGPQGTLFGKNTSAGVINILTEAPSFTPGGSLELTGGNYGAYGIAGSLTGPISDQVAYRVYAATRQRDGFYDVNLGDGPRTLTEDGTQDFYTVRGQLLVLPNDSASIRLIADYTKRDEFCCVGVQRRTGPIGAIIDSLSTGPGNTPAAAGFGFLPFSRLAYANRVTDQSIEDMGVSAEANIDIDAWNATLTSISSWRNWTTTNGQDADFTGADIAYRLPDGDFGASVRNITQEFRLAGATDKLDWLVGFFATRENVNRYDSFYEGADYAPALSLQLSASLNAAIPTIPVSPGIIPCFTTAGQTALGLQTCLGTGGALFGTGPTFAAGQSLRDKYLQRSDSIALFTNNTYKVTDAFELTLGLRYTYDEKQLTGLQTNVGTNQLTCAAALANQGAIVGVLGASTGGAFLARYCLPWTNPFYANRGINESVSDGTLSGTLKAAYRLNESVLVYASYARGYKSFGYNQDRVQVATTAIPLPINPASSLFFPSEDVDSYELGIKTTLFDRSMLLNATYFDQTFENFQLNTFLGTAFVVESIPELTSRGVDADFLWFTPLEGLTLGGGVTYTDAEFGKFTASQLTNPGNFGGLSLLPGSRPSFAPEWSYVASINFNRSIGYGLQAGFSLSGKYMTDYNTGSDLLPYKMQDGFGTLNGRISLGSEDERWALEVWAQNLTDEEYVQVAYNGFLQGSGFQSTAQANGTFYDPARDTQTIDAFLGAPRTYGATLRIKY; this is encoded by the coding sequence ATGCGTCTTACGAACTTCCTCCGCTGCACCGCCTCGGCGGCCGTGGTCGGCACCGCCGTTTTCGGCTGGGCCGGCGTCGCTTCGGCCCAGGACCAGGCGTCCTCGGTCGACGACATCGTCGTCACCGCCCAGAAGCGCGAGCAGAGCCTGCAGGACGTGCCGATCGTGGTCACCAGCCTGTCGCAGGAAGCGCTGGAGAACGCGGGCGTCCGCGACATCAAGGATCTGCAGATCCTGACCCCCGGCCTGACGGTCACCTCGACCTCGTCGGAAGGCTCGACCACCGCCCGTATCCGCGGCGTCGGCACCGTGGGTGACAACCCCGGTCTGGAAAGCTCGGTCGGCGTCGTGATCGACGGCGTCTATCGTTCGCGCAACGGCGTCGGCTTCGGCGATCTGGGCGAACTCAGCCGCATCGAAGTCCTGAAGGGACCGCAAGGCACCCTGTTCGGCAAGAACACCTCGGCCGGGGTCATCAACATCCTGACCGAGGCCCCGTCGTTCACGCCGGGCGGCAGCCTGGAGCTGACGGGCGGCAACTACGGTGCCTATGGCATCGCCGGATCGCTGACCGGCCCCATCAGTGACCAGGTCGCCTATCGCGTCTACGCCGCAACCCGCCAGCGCGACGGCTTCTATGACGTCAATCTGGGCGACGGCCCGCGCACTCTGACCGAAGACGGCACCCAGGATTTCTACACTGTCCGGGGCCAGCTCCTGGTTCTGCCGAACGACAGCGCCTCCATCCGGCTGATTGCGGACTATACCAAGCGCGATGAGTTCTGCTGCGTCGGCGTGCAGCGTCGGACCGGCCCCATCGGTGCCATCATCGACAGCCTGTCGACGGGCCCGGGCAATACACCGGCCGCTGCAGGATTCGGCTTCCTGCCCTTCTCGCGTCTCGCCTATGCCAACCGCGTGACCGATCAATCGATCGAGGACATGGGCGTGTCGGCGGAAGCCAACATCGACATCGATGCCTGGAACGCAACCCTGACCTCGATCAGCTCGTGGCGTAACTGGACGACCACGAACGGTCAGGACGCAGACTTCACCGGCGCAGACATCGCCTATCGCCTGCCCGACGGCGACTTCGGTGCCTCGGTGCGCAACATCACCCAGGAATTCCGCCTGGCCGGGGCCACGGACAAGCTGGACTGGCTGGTCGGCTTCTTCGCCACGCGCGAGAACGTCAACCGTTACGACAGCTTCTACGAAGGGGCCGACTATGCCCCGGCCCTGTCGCTCCAGCTGTCGGCTTCCCTGAACGCCGCCATCCCGACAATTCCGGTCAGCCCGGGCATCATTCCCTGCTTCACCACCGCGGGGCAGACCGCGCTCGGTCTCCAGACTTGCCTCGGCACCGGCGGCGCGCTGTTCGGGACGGGTCCGACGTTCGCCGCGGGTCAGTCGCTGCGGGACAAGTACCTGCAGCGGTCCGACTCGATCGCCCTGTTCACCAACAACACCTACAAGGTCACCGATGCGTTCGAGCTGACCCTGGGTCTGCGCTACACCTACGACGAGAAGCAGCTGACCGGATTGCAGACCAACGTCGGCACCAACCAGCTGACCTGCGCCGCGGCTCTGGCGAACCAGGGCGCGATCGTCGGCGTACTGGGCGCGTCGACCGGTGGTGCCTTCCTGGCCCGCTATTGCCTGCCCTGGACCAACCCCTTCTATGCCAACCGCGGCATCAACGAGAGCGTCAGCGACGGCACCCTGTCGGGCACGCTCAAGGCCGCCTATCGCCTGAACGAGTCGGTTCTGGTCTATGCGTCCTATGCGCGGGGCTACAAGAGCTTCGGCTACAACCAGGACCGCGTGCAGGTTGCGACCACGGCGATCCCGCTGCCGATCAACCCGGCATCGTCGCTGTTCTTCCCGTCGGAAGACGTTGACAGCTACGAACTGGGCATCAAGACGACCCTGTTCGACCGCTCCATGCTGCTGAACGCGACCTATTTCGACCAGACGTTCGAGAACTTCCAGCTCAACACCTTCCTCGGCACCGCCTTCGTGGTGGAGTCGATCCCCGAGCTGACCTCGCGTGGCGTGGATGCCGACTTCCTGTGGTTCACGCCGCTGGAAGGCCTGACCCTGGGCGGCGGCGTCACCTACACCGACGCCGAGTTCGGTAAGTTCACGGCCTCCCAGCTGACCAACCCGGGCAACTTCGGTGGTCTGTCGCTGCTGCCAGGGTCCCGTCCCTCGTTCGCGCCGGAATGGTCGTACGTCGCTTCGATCAACTTCAACCGGTCGATCGGTTATGGTCTGCAGGCCGGGTTCAGCCTGTCGGGCAAGTATATGACCGACTACAACACCGGCTCCGACCTGCTGCCCTACAAGATGCAGGACGGGTTCGGCACGCTGAACGGCCGCATTTCCCTCGGTTCGGAAGACGAGCGCTGGGCTCTGGAAGTCTGGGCCCAGAACCTGACGGACGAAGAGTACGTTCAGGTTGCCTACAACGGCTTCCTGCAGGGCTCGGGCTTCCAGTCCACGGCTCAGGCGAACGGCACCTTCTACGATCCGGCGCGCGACACCCAGACCATCGACGCTTTCCTGGGTGCCCCGCGCACCTACGGCGCGACCCTGCGCATCAAATACTGA